The following coding sequences are from one Schizosaccharomyces osmophilus chromosome 1, complete sequence window:
- a CDS encoding ER membrane associated esterase/lipase, which yields MGLTIICYAIWVAVSSLFIVSAFQLEVHKFLSKLIPKFYPGVSKYNVASLSAFVSEKSLEFASVKFLIMLFADKLGASSSSVYGKVFFLDMFGLGSLLSLIVANVIGAYHLDDVNEKLFSSSTVSSKSGFMLTKHIGRLSVNVASGSILRYPYISYLPNWLLAKNNAERLVYKSHLLLNVFSPDDKSKNHPVVLWACGRNKAESVIIPYLASLGFVVVVPNYAQPPRYSTSESVLFIKLCVEWISECIHCFHGDPSQLYAVGEDTGAAVVMECLSNELPADTIHGLFALAPRNNRDLQWSIKQSVHTFTLIPGFPDNNSEDAAKQTDPTLHKTMSLAGTVPYFYKFSSPRTLATGDLIAGWLNHINTSKKVN from the coding sequence ATGGGACTAACTATTATATGCTATGCTATTTGGGTAgcagtttcttctttgtttattgtttcaGCGTTCCAGCTAGAAGTTCATAAATTTCTCTCCAAGCTGATCCCTAAATTCTACCCGGGTGTTTCAAAGTACAATGTTGCTTCTCTATCAGCATTTGTTTCTGAAAAGTCATTGGAATTTGCTAGTGTCAAGTTCCTGATCATGCTTTTTGCAGACAAGTTAGgagcttcttcttcttctgtcTATGGTAAAGTATTTTTTCTGGACATGTTTGGCTTAGGCTCcttgctttctttgattgTTGCAAATGTTATCGGAGCTTATCATCTAGACGATGTAAacgaaaaacttttctcttctaGTACAGTTTCCAGTAAAAGTGGTTTTATGTTGACAAAGCATATTGGTCGACTTTCAGTGAATGTTGCTTCTGGATCCATCCTGCGGTATCCTTATATTTCATACCTTCCAAATTGGCTGCTAGCTAAAAATAATGCGGAAAGATTGGTTTACAAGAGCCATCTGCTTTTGAATGTCTTCTCTCCAGATGACAAATCTAAAAATCATCCCGTAGTATTATGGGCTTGTGGCCGTAACAAGGCTGAATCTGTCATTATACCGTACCTTGCCTCTCTTGGTTTTGTTGTTGTAGTCCCCAATTATGCACAACCTCCTAGATATTCCACTTCTGAATccgttttgtttataaaacTTTGTGTAGAATGGATTTCGGAGTGTATCCACTGCTTCCATGGTGATCCCAGTCAGTTATATGCTGTAGGTGAAGACACTGGTGCCGCAGTGGTTATGGAATGTCTCTCTAATGAGTTGCCCGCTGACACGATTCACGGTTTGTTCGCCCTTGCCCCTAGGAATAACCGGGACTTGCAGTGGTCTATTAAGCAATCTGTCCATACATTCACTTTGATTCCTGGATTTCCAGACAACAATTCTGAAGACGCTGCTAAACAAACTGACCCTACTTTACACAAAACTATGAGCCTTGCGGGCACTGTGccttatttttataagtTTAGTTCTCCCAGAACGCTTGCAACTGGAGATTTGATTGCTGGGTGGCTTAATCATATAAATACTTCAAAAAAGGTGAACTAA